One Sciurus carolinensis chromosome 10, mSciCar1.2, whole genome shotgun sequence genomic window carries:
- the Rab33b gene encoding ras-related protein Rab-33B, which produces MASEMESSLEASFSSSCTVSGASGCLPPARSRIFKIIVIGDSNVGKTCLTYRFCAGRFPDRTEATIGVDFRERAVEIDGERIKIQLWDTAGQERFRKSMVQHYYRNVHAVVFVYDMTNMASFHSLPSWIEECKQHLLANDIPRILVGNKCDLRSAIQVPTDLAQKFADTHSMPLFETSAKNPNDNDHVEAIFMTLAHKLKSHKPLMLSQPPDNGIILKPEAKPAVTCWC; this is translated from the exons ATGGCTTCGGAGATGGAGTCGTCGCTCGAGGCAAGCTTCTCCTCCAGCTGCACGGTGTCCGGGGCCTCGGGGTGCCTGCCTCCGGCCCGCTCCCGCATCTTCAAGATCATCGTGATCGGCGACTCCAATGTGGGCAAGACCTGCCTGACCTACCGCTTCTGCGCCGGCCGCTTCCCCGACCGCACCGAGGCCACTATTGGGGTGGATTTCCGAGAGCGAGCGGTGGAGATAGATGGGGAGCGCATCAAG atccaATTGTGGGACACGGCAGGACAGGAACGGTTCAGGAAGAGCATGGTGCAGCACTACTACAGAAACGTGCACGCTGTTGTCTTCGTGTACGACATGACCAACATGGCTAGTTTCCACAGCCTGCCATCTTGGATCGAGGAATGTAAACAACATTTGCTAGCAAATGATATACCACGGATTCTCGTTGGGAATAAATGTGACTTGAGAAGTGCCATTCAGGTACCCACAGACTTGGCACAAAAATTTGCTGACACACACAGTATGCCTTTGTTTGAAACCTCTGCCAAAAACCCCAATGATAATGACCATGTGGAAGCTATATTTATGACCTTGGCTCATAAGCTTAAAAGCCACAAACCATTAATGCTTAGTCAACCCCCTGATAACGGAATCATCCTGAAACCTGAAGCAAAACCTGCAGTGACGTGCTGGTGctaa